A single region of the Candidatus Cloacimonadota bacterium genome encodes:
- a CDS encoding urocanate hydratase yields MDSNYMDNIINFTIDNKLPEKKDFIAGIRRAPHRGFYLSVKDTIIALKNALRYIPQEHHEILAPEFLDELMNTGRIYGYRYRPSGNIKGKPIDEYQGVLEARALQVMIDNNLDFDVALYPYELVTYGETGQVFQNWMQYLLTKRYLQEMRNDQTLVMSSGHPLGLFPSSENAPRVISTNGLIIGQWDNPENFKRLAAMGVSNYGQMTAGGWMYIGPQGIVHGTYITLLNAGRKYLGIPADKDLHGILYVTSGLGGMSGAQAKAIEIAGGIGIIAEVDKSRIETRHSQGWVSKVSANLEEIAHWLNEYRVSKKPVSIAYHGNVVDLLEYLDKNDIKAELVSDQTSCHAVYEGGYTPAGLTFEEGRELLKKDLNLFKQKVDESLHRHYQAIKNLTNKGSYFWDYGNSFMASVFDAGVKEISKNQHDTNDGFIWPSYVEDIMGPICFDQGYGPFRWVCLSGKDEDLRTTDQVALDCIDPERSANDRDNHHWIATAEENKLVVGTRARILYADEIGRIRIALKFNDLIRKRIIGPVMLGRDHHDVSGTDSPYRETANIYDGSNITADMSVQCFAGNVARGMTLVVLSNGGGVGIGRSSNGGNGIVLDGSTRIDEVIKKGLSWDVMGGVARRAWARNPNAIKTVEEWNQDNKETGHITQPQLVEDGLVEELIQSKYQQNN; encoded by the coding sequence ATGGATAGTAACTATATGGACAACATAATCAACTTCACTATCGATAACAAATTACCTGAGAAGAAAGATTTTATAGCTGGAATCAGAAGAGCTCCCCACCGGGGCTTTTATCTATCGGTAAAAGATACAATAATTGCCCTCAAAAATGCCCTGCGCTATATTCCTCAAGAGCATCATGAGATCTTAGCACCTGAATTTCTTGATGAATTGATGAACACAGGTAGAATTTATGGCTATCGCTATAGACCTTCAGGAAATATTAAAGGCAAACCAATTGATGAATACCAAGGTGTCTTAGAAGCTCGCGCTTTACAAGTCATGATAGATAATAATCTTGATTTCGATGTAGCTCTCTACCCTTATGAACTGGTTACTTATGGTGAAACAGGACAGGTCTTTCAGAACTGGATGCAGTATCTTTTAACCAAGAGATATCTGCAAGAGATGAGAAATGATCAGACTTTAGTCATGAGTTCCGGTCACCCTCTCGGTCTTTTCCCCTCTTCTGAAAATGCACCACGTGTGATCTCGACAAACGGTTTAATAATCGGTCAATGGGACAATCCTGAAAATTTCAAACGTCTGGCTGCTATGGGGGTCAGTAATTACGGGCAAATGACAGCGGGTGGCTGGATGTATATCGGACCTCAGGGGATAGTACACGGTACTTATATTACTCTGCTCAATGCAGGAAGAAAGTATCTGGGTATTCCAGCGGATAAAGATTTACATGGAATACTATATGTGACCTCGGGGTTAGGTGGTATGTCCGGAGCGCAAGCGAAAGCTATAGAAATAGCCGGGGGTATTGGTATCATAGCTGAGGTAGACAAAAGCAGGATAGAAACTCGACACTCTCAAGGGTGGGTATCAAAAGTTTCAGCCAACTTGGAGGAAATAGCTCATTGGCTAAATGAATACCGAGTTTCAAAAAAACCAGTATCAATTGCTTATCATGGTAATGTAGTAGATTTACTGGAATATTTGGATAAGAATGACATCAAAGCAGAGTTAGTCTCAGACCAAACCTCTTGTCATGCAGTCTATGAAGGGGGTTATACCCCAGCAGGATTAACTTTTGAAGAGGGTCGGGAACTACTAAAAAAAGATCTCAATCTATTCAAACAAAAAGTAGATGAGTCTTTGCATCGCCATTATCAGGCAATCAAGAATCTTACAAATAAGGGTTCATATTTTTGGGATTATGGTAATAGTTTTATGGCTTCGGTTTTTGATGCCGGAGTTAAAGAGATATCTAAAAATCAGCATGACACAAACGATGGTTTTATTTGGCCTTCTTATGTTGAAGATATTATGGGTCCTATATGTTTTGATCAAGGTTATGGACCGTTTAGATGGGTCTGCTTAAGTGGTAAAGATGAAGACTTACGAACTACTGATCAGGTTGCTCTCGATTGTATAGATCCGGAAAGAAGCGCTAATGATCGTGATAACCATCATTGGATAGCTACAGCAGAAGAAAACAAACTCGTGGTTGGAACAAGAGCTCGTATCCTTTATGCAGATGAAATTGGACGAATAAGGATCGCTTTGAAATTTAATGATCTAATCAGAAAGAGAATTATTGGTCCGGTTATGTTGGGCAGAGATCATCATGATGTTTCGGGTACTGATTCTCCATATCGTGAAACAGCCAACATCTATGATGGTAGTAATATTACTGCTGATATGTCAGTTCAGTGTTTTGCCGGTAATGTAGCTCGTGGTATGACTCTGGTAGTCCTCTCTAACGGTGGAGGAGTGGGCATTGGTCGTTCCAGTAATGGAGGTAATGGTATAGTTCTGGACGGTAGTACTCGGATAGACGAGGTCATTAAGAAAGGTCTCTCATGGGATGTCATGGGTGGAGTAGCACGTCGTGCTTGGGCAAGAAATCCCAATGCCATCAAGACAGTTGAAGAATGGAACCAAGATAATAAAGAAACGGGTCATATAACTCAACCCCAACTGGTTGAAGATGGACTGGTAGAAGAATTGATTCAATCAAAATACCAGCAAAATAATTAA
- the murJ gene encoding murein biosynthesis integral membrane protein MurJ: MGNKILAKNIGSMSVAVLISRFFGLARDIIFAGFFGASYVADAFQVGYQIPNLLRKLFGEGALSAAFIPIYNEIEIKRGRKEQISFALNILSLLTLFLTILTFIGIIFAPIIARLLAPGFDEQSYLLTVKLTRIMFPYLFLIGLSSTLISILNSHDYFFIPGLSSAFLNIGMILFLVVFSLVQQADVEEKVTILALGVLFGGVLQTIINLPLLKKIGYHIKINLNMKGQAISELWRRFIPGVIGLAIREINLAVDLILASFLVSGSIAALQYGNRLMQLPLGIIGISASSAVLPMFSRYTANKDWKNLSESLRFSIVTLIYLMLPITMIFLGLGKDIIRLLFMRGAFDLYALNMTYWALLFYSVGLVFFSLTRTIIPIYYANKDTKTPVKISAFIVLLNIILNVILMQFLAHGGLALASSISSMVHYFILITILKKKLPEISIKKLNHNIVKIVFMSLILFLLIHLTSQYFVVIKTTELLLKITLYLIACSIVYYLGTYLLKVEYIGNIKELLWKRSRRT, encoded by the coding sequence ATGGGTAACAAGATACTTGCTAAAAATATCGGCTCTATGTCGGTTGCTGTTTTAATAAGCCGTTTTTTTGGCTTAGCACGTGACATCATCTTTGCCGGTTTCTTTGGTGCTTCTTACGTAGCTGATGCTTTTCAGGTCGGATATCAGATACCAAATCTTCTCCGTAAACTCTTTGGTGAAGGAGCTTTATCCGCTGCATTTATACCAATCTATAATGAGATCGAGATAAAAAGAGGGCGAAAAGAACAGATTAGCTTTGCTCTAAATATATTGTCGTTATTGACTCTTTTTCTGACAATATTAACTTTTATCGGGATAATATTTGCTCCCATTATAGCCAGATTATTAGCTCCCGGTTTCGATGAACAGAGTTATCTGTTAACCGTCAAGTTGACCAGAATTATGTTTCCCTATCTCTTTCTTATTGGTCTATCCTCTACTCTGATCTCAATTTTGAATTCGCATGATTATTTCTTCATACCGGGTCTCTCTTCTGCTTTTCTCAATATCGGTATGATCCTTTTCTTAGTTGTCTTCTCACTCGTTCAGCAAGCAGATGTAGAAGAAAAGGTAACCATTTTAGCATTAGGTGTCCTCTTTGGAGGAGTACTCCAGACAATAATCAATCTTCCACTATTAAAGAAGATCGGTTATCATATAAAGATCAATCTCAACATGAAAGGTCAGGCGATCAGTGAACTCTGGCGGCGTTTCATTCCGGGTGTGATCGGTTTAGCTATCAGAGAGATCAACCTGGCAGTAGATCTGATCCTGGCTTCTTTCTTGGTTTCGGGGAGTATAGCTGCCTTACAATACGGGAATAGATTAATGCAGCTTCCTTTAGGGATAATCGGGATCTCGGCTAGTTCTGCTGTGTTACCTATGTTCTCCCGATATACAGCTAACAAAGACTGGAAGAACTTATCGGAGAGTCTCCGCTTCAGCATAGTTACTCTTATATATTTGATGTTGCCTATAACAATGATCTTTCTTGGTTTAGGTAAGGATATTATTCGCTTACTTTTTATGCGTGGTGCTTTTGACCTATATGCTCTTAACATGACCTATTGGGCTTTACTTTTCTACTCTGTTGGACTTGTATTTTTTAGTCTAACCAGAACAATTATCCCCATATATTATGCCAATAAGGACACGAAAACTCCTGTAAAGATCTCTGCTTTTATTGTTCTATTGAATATAATCCTGAATGTTATTCTTATGCAGTTTTTAGCACATGGTGGTCTGGCTTTAGCTTCTTCTATTTCATCGATGGTTCACTACTTTATCTTAATAACAATTCTTAAGAAAAAACTACCCGAGATCTCAATCAAGAAGCTTAATCATAACATTGTTAAGATAGTTTTTATGAGTTTGATATTGTTTTTATTAATACATCTGACCTCACAATATTTTGTAGTGATCAAAACAACAGAACTACTGTTAAAGATAACTCTCTATTTAATCGCCTGTTCCATTGTTTACTATCTAGGCACTTATCTCTTGAAAGTCGAATATATCGGCAATATTAAAGAGCTTTTATGGAAAAGATCACGTCGCACTTAA
- the panC gene encoding pantoate--beta-alanine ligase, producing MRELTSHLRKKNNIIGFVPTMGYLHKGHLSLVQKAKEMSDIVIVSIYVNPAQFSQGEDLSRYPRSIDHDLKLLENLNADYVFIPQDDQMYDPDHKTWVHVTELEDKLCGKSRLDHFRGVATIVLKLLNIVIPDLMFMGEKDYQQVVILEKMISDLDLQVRIIRCPTVREADGLAMSSRNSYLSSETRKNAASIFQSLKHAKEIFHRGITDVKEVIREMKIMIESKGGKIDYIEAFNSKTLQQIDHLSKGSRIALAVFFDSTRLIDNIEI from the coding sequence ATGAGAGAGCTAACATCTCATCTCCGAAAAAAAAATAACATCATTGGATTTGTACCCACAATGGGTTATCTTCATAAAGGACATCTCAGTCTCGTACAAAAAGCAAAAGAGATGTCTGATATCGTAATTGTCAGCATCTATGTTAATCCGGCTCAGTTCTCACAAGGTGAAGATCTATCGCGTTACCCACGAAGTATTGATCACGATCTCAAACTCTTAGAAAATCTTAATGCCGATTATGTTTTTATACCTCAAGATGATCAAATGTATGATCCTGATCATAAAACATGGGTACACGTTACAGAATTGGAGGATAAGCTCTGCGGAAAGAGCAGGTTAGATCACTTCAGAGGTGTAGCTACGATAGTGTTAAAACTACTAAATATTGTTATTCCTGACCTGATGTTCATGGGAGAAAAGGACTATCAGCAGGTTGTCATCTTAGAGAAGATGATATCTGATCTTGATCTACAAGTCAGAATCATCCGCTGCCCTACTGTCAGAGAGGCAGATGGTTTAGCCATGAGTTCACGAAATAGCTATCTATCTTCAGAAACAAGAAAGAATGCCGCTTCTATCTTTCAATCGCTTAAACATGCCAAAGAAATATTCCACAGGGGGATAACAGATGTCAAAGAAGTGATCAGAGAGATGAAGATCATGATAGAAAGCAAGGGTGGGAAAATAGATTACATTGAAGCTTTTAACAGTAAGACCTTGCAGCAAATTGATCATTTATCAAAAGGTTCACGCATTGCCTTAGCAGTCTTCTTTGATAGTACCAGATTAATAGATAATATCGAGATCTAA
- a CDS encoding aspartate 1-decarboxylase: MLRTVLLAKIHRATVKKTLLDYSGSLTIDMNLLEEAGIKPYERIEVYNMSNGQRFATYAIEGERGSGMIGVNGAAARLAYPGDQIIIATFGMIDDKDIDNHKPKILIMDKDNKVEKIL, encoded by the coding sequence ATGCTTAGAACAGTTTTATTAGCTAAGATACATAGAGCTACAGTAAAGAAAACTCTACTTGATTATTCCGGTAGTTTAACGATAGATATGAATCTTCTCGAAGAAGCAGGGATAAAACCTTATGAGAGAATAGAAGTCTATAATATGAGTAACGGACAAAGATTTGCAACTTATGCTATCGAAGGTGAAAGAGGAAGCGGAATGATCGGGGTTAATGGTGCGGCAGCACGCCTTGCCTATCCGGGAGACCAGATCATTATTGCTACCTTTGGAATGATTGACGATAAAGATATTGATAATCATAAACCTAAGATCTTGATTATGGATAAGGATAACAAAGTCGAGAAGATTCTGTGA
- a CDS encoding YbbR-like domain-containing protein produces MSSRNILFPLLVLVIVLIIWFSQNLFRTHRTEVPVSLRFVNLSDEYLVTEIVPHQIKLTVEGKGLEILKFRRSDYYLEIDATPLNIGYNDVTLTDRNLIFEEPHFRGILSFYFNQKISVVLNRSVTAQIPVSLRYLSDADETFFRQRNASPQPNRVEIVGPSNVVSKLLTINTLPLASHDVKDTEPFKAELDIPEGIVGIKPDIVTIVLESPSVIMRTIPLITIQYPKERLSMIIPQSVTIIIEGEAERLQTIRPQMITASINVPEDEAEDFASIKFLLPEDIRLVDYTPQKVQIFRHE; encoded by the coding sequence ATGAGTTCAAGAAATATCCTCTTCCCTCTTCTAGTATTGGTTATTGTTTTGATAATCTGGTTTTCTCAAAACCTTTTTAGAACGCACAGAACCGAAGTTCCGGTTTCTCTTAGATTTGTTAATTTATCCGACGAATATTTAGTAACTGAAATAGTTCCGCATCAGATAAAACTCACTGTAGAAGGGAAAGGGCTGGAGATCCTGAAGTTTAGAAGATCAGATTATTACTTAGAAATTGATGCTACACCTTTAAATATTGGGTATAATGATGTGACATTGACTGATAGGAATTTAATCTTTGAAGAACCACATTTTCGTGGTATTTTGAGTTTCTATTTCAATCAAAAGATCTCTGTCGTGCTTAACCGAAGTGTCACTGCACAGATTCCCGTATCCCTAAGATATCTTTCTGATGCGGACGAAACGTTTTTTAGACAGAGAAATGCTTCTCCTCAGCCAAACAGGGTTGAGATCGTCGGACCAAGTAACGTAGTTAGTAAATTATTAACAATTAATACTCTCCCTTTGGCTTCTCATGATGTAAAAGATACTGAACCTTTTAAAGCAGAATTGGACATACCGGAAGGTATAGTCGGGATAAAACCTGATATAGTCACAATAGTTCTTGAATCTCCTTCTGTTATAATGAGAACTATCCCTTTGATTACTATCCAATATCCCAAAGAAAGATTGTCTATGATCATACCTCAGTCGGTTACTATTATCATCGAGGGAGAAGCTGAGAGATTGCAAACTATCAGACCTCAAATGATCACTGCTTCTATAAATGTGCCGGAGGATGAAGCTGAGGACTTTGCTTCTATAAAATTCTTATTACCTGAAGATATCAGATTAGTAGATTATACTCCCCAAAAAGTACAGATCTTTCGTCATGAATAG
- the uvrC gene encoding excinuclease ABC subunit UvrC, which yields MEKITSHLKEKLNLLPSSPGVYLMKDQKGEVIYVGKALNLKNRIRSYFSGKVSDEDSYQTKITQMVSQITDLEYIITPSEQEAFLLEANLIKKYRPRYNVSLKDDKQYPFIKITLHEPFPRVMLDRERAKDGSKYFGPYSDATAVRRTLRTIEWLMPLRTCKRNIPAGEPIYQKPCLNYQLGKCSAPCIGKISQAEYGKLIDYVISFLQGKNREIINSLHQEMIELSSKMQFEKAARIRDQISMFEKLQKSQHIFFHDEENRDVITPYKEEKLAVVTVLKILSGKLLNKENYRLENAEDASSAEILAAFINQYYADKMNTLPHKILLSEEPQDYESLNRWLHNRLHIPQRGDNRQLIAIAQKNAFNFMETIKLSHLRKASRTVFPIQELKEKLGLSKLPRKMICLDISTIQGSDTVSSIVYFENGKPLKREYRHFRIASLQGQDDYAAIRETLSRYLKKMTDENRPDLIIIDGGKGQLNAALAELKEYTEIAMISLAKRLEEIYLPHKSEPIFLPRSSSALRLLVTIRDEAHRFAINYHRKKRSQRTIQSDLDQIKGIGKDKKFLLLKHFGSVENIKKASEQEVMEVKGIGEKTAKMVKDGLDKSDH from the coding sequence ATGGAAAAGATCACGTCGCACTTAAAAGAGAAACTTAATCTTCTCCCCTCTTCTCCAGGAGTTTATCTGATGAAGGATCAGAAAGGAGAAGTGATCTATGTTGGAAAAGCTCTTAACTTAAAAAACAGAATCCGCTCTTATTTCTCCGGTAAGGTTAGTGATGAAGATAGTTATCAGACAAAGATAACACAGATGGTAAGTCAGATCACTGATCTCGAATACATTATTACTCCCTCTGAGCAAGAAGCTTTTCTCTTAGAAGCAAATTTGATCAAAAAATATCGTCCCAGATACAATGTCTCTTTAAAAGACGATAAACAATACCCCTTTATCAAAATAACTCTTCATGAACCATTTCCCAGAGTAATGTTAGATCGAGAAAGAGCTAAAGACGGATCAAAATACTTCGGTCCATATTCGGATGCTACAGCTGTCAGAAGAACCCTGAGAACTATAGAATGGTTGATGCCACTTCGCACCTGTAAGAGAAATATTCCAGCCGGTGAACCTATATATCAGAAACCTTGTCTAAATTATCAGTTAGGCAAGTGTTCTGCCCCCTGCATTGGAAAGATCAGTCAGGCAGAATATGGCAAATTGATCGACTATGTGATCTCCTTTCTGCAGGGTAAGAATAGAGAGATCATTAACTCACTTCACCAGGAAATGATAGAACTGAGTTCAAAAATGCAATTCGAAAAGGCAGCCCGAATTAGAGATCAGATCAGTATGTTTGAAAAGTTACAAAAGTCTCAACATATATTTTTTCATGATGAAGAGAATCGTGATGTTATAACCCCATATAAAGAAGAAAAACTGGCTGTTGTTACGGTGCTTAAGATACTTAGTGGAAAATTACTCAACAAAGAGAACTACCGACTGGAAAATGCCGAAGATGCTTCTTCTGCTGAGATCCTGGCTGCTTTTATTAACCAATATTATGCTGATAAAATGAACACTCTTCCCCACAAGATCCTTCTTTCAGAAGAACCGCAAGATTATGAGAGTCTCAACCGCTGGTTACATAACAGACTACACATCCCTCAGAGAGGAGATAATCGGCAATTGATAGCTATAGCTCAAAAGAATGCCTTTAATTTTATGGAGACTATCAAGCTTAGCCATTTACGAAAAGCCAGCAGAACTGTGTTTCCAATTCAAGAGTTAAAAGAAAAATTAGGGCTGTCGAAACTTCCCAGAAAAATGATCTGTCTGGATATCTCCACAATTCAAGGAAGTGATACTGTCTCTTCCATCGTTTACTTCGAGAACGGTAAACCGTTAAAAAGAGAGTATCGTCATTTCCGGATCGCTTCTTTACAAGGACAAGATGATTATGCTGCTATCAGAGAAACTCTCTCTCGCTATCTTAAAAAGATGACTGATGAAAACAGACCCGATCTGATCATTATTGATGGTGGTAAAGGTCAACTCAATGCTGCTTTAGCTGAATTGAAAGAATACACTGAAATAGCAATGATTTCCTTAGCCAAAAGATTAGAAGAGATTTATCTCCCTCATAAGTCAGAACCCATCTTTTTACCACGCTCTTCTTCGGCTTTAAGACTTTTAGTCACGATCAGAGATGAAGCACATCGGTTTGCTATCAACTATCATCGTAAAAAGAGATCACAAAGAACTATTCAAAGTGATCTGGATCAGATCAAGGGAATCGGAAAAGACAAGAAGTTCCTCTTGTTAAAGCACTTCGGCTCGGTAGAAAATATCAAAAAAGCTTCAGAACAAGAGGTAATGGAAGTAAAAGGAATAGGAGAAAAAACAGCTAAAATGGTAAAAGACGGCTTAGATAAAAGTGATCATTAA
- the tsaD gene encoding tRNA (adenosine(37)-N6)-threonylcarbamoyltransferase complex transferase subunit TsaD: MNSFNILAIETSCDDTAVALINSEYQVLANLVSTQDIHQHYGGVVPELASRMHIKYLMTLTDECLTKANVTLAEIDAVAVAVNPGLIGSLLVGTSFAKSLAYSLNKPLIAVNHMLGHVFANKIAHPHLIPPFLALVVSGGHTELVNFSTFKNFHIIGRTHDDAAGEAFDKVAKLLGLGYPGGPIIDNLAKNGDPNFVDFPRAFKQRDNYDFSFSGLKTAILNYLNDKSLEYINEHRADIAASVQMAIIEPLVTKTIRFAQKNNIGYIVLAGGVSANSLLRKLMHEETEKIAAKLFYPPLTYCMDNAAMIGAAAIEKYKEEDFAGLGLNPFPTKGLRLV, from the coding sequence ATGAATAGCTTTAATATTTTAGCTATAGAAACGTCTTGTGATGATACTGCAGTGGCTCTAATTAATTCAGAGTATCAGGTTTTAGCAAACTTAGTTTCCACACAGGATATTCATCAACATTATGGTGGTGTTGTACCTGAACTTGCCTCCAGAATGCATATAAAATATCTGATGACCCTGACGGATGAATGTCTGACAAAAGCGAATGTAACTCTTGCTGAAATTGATGCTGTAGCTGTGGCAGTAAATCCGGGACTCATTGGAAGTTTACTGGTAGGCACTTCTTTCGCTAAAAGTCTTGCCTACTCCTTAAACAAACCACTAATTGCTGTAAATCATATGCTGGGACATGTTTTTGCTAATAAAATCGCTCACCCCCATCTAATTCCACCATTTCTGGCTTTGGTAGTCTCGGGCGGTCATACAGAATTAGTAAATTTCTCTACATTCAAGAACTTTCATATCATCGGTAGAACACACGATGATGCTGCCGGTGAAGCTTTTGATAAAGTAGCTAAACTTCTGGGATTAGGTTACCCGGGTGGTCCAATAATAGACAATCTCGCCAAAAATGGAGATCCTAATTTTGTCGATTTTCCAAGAGCATTCAAACAGAGAGATAATTACGATTTCAGTTTCAGTGGTCTAAAAACGGCAATTCTTAACTATTTAAATGATAAGTCTTTAGAGTACATTAATGAACATAGAGCAGATATAGCCGCCTCAGTACAAATGGCGATCATAGAACCTTTGGTAACTAAAACTATCCGTTTCGCTCAAAAAAACAACATTGGCTATATTGTCCTCGCCGGTGGAGTTTCTGCAAATTCTCTATTACGTAAATTGATGCATGAAGAGACTGAAAAAATAGCCGCTAAGTTGTTTTATCCACCTCTGACCTATTGTATGGATAATGCTGCTATGATTGGAGCTGCCGCTATAGAAAAATATAAAGAAGAGGATTTTGCCGGTCTTGGTCTTAATCCCTTTCCTACAAAAGGATTAAGACTTGTTTAA
- a CDS encoding MFS transporter gives MKVSKSIIGWVMYDFANSSFTTIIVSVIYSVYFRNVVVGSDEVGTALWGRAVSISMLMVGLSAPIFGAIADHSRSKKKFLFINTYLCVVFTCLLYFVNQGDIFKGMLFFIIANFGYNSANVFYNSFLSEIAPRSDLGKVSGWGWGVGYVGGLLSLFISLYLVNIDVRLVFPAIGLYFGLFALFTFFWLKEFRRPSKRTNYLKVAHHRISYTWKNISRLRELSRFIISYFIYNDGIIVVISFAAIYGATRFNMTPQQLIVYFIIAQLTSIVGALFFGYIIDKIGCKKTISITLIIWVFVVIGAFFSRSITEYYLVGLLAGIAIGSSQSSSRTMLALLTPAGKMTEFFGFYALTGKLASIFGPLVYGEIARITGSQRWSLLAVLFFFVSGGAILQTVNELKGKMVADQWQEE, from the coding sequence ATGAAAGTCTCTAAAAGTATTATTGGCTGGGTGATGTATGATTTCGCCAATTCCTCTTTTACTACAATTATTGTTAGTGTTATCTATAGTGTCTATTTTCGTAATGTTGTTGTCGGTTCTGATGAAGTAGGTACAGCTCTCTGGGGACGTGCTGTTAGTATTTCGATGTTGATGGTCGGGTTATCAGCTCCGATATTTGGTGCTATTGCTGATCATTCACGATCCAAAAAGAAATTCCTTTTTATCAATACCTATCTTTGTGTCGTCTTTACCTGCCTGCTTTATTTTGTTAATCAGGGTGATATCTTCAAAGGAATGCTCTTTTTTATCATAGCTAATTTTGGATACAACAGTGCTAATGTCTTTTATAATTCTTTCCTTTCAGAGATCGCACCGCGTTCTGATCTGGGGAAAGTATCTGGTTGGGGTTGGGGTGTCGGATATGTCGGCGGTCTGTTGTCCCTTTTTATATCATTGTATTTGGTCAATATTGATGTAAGATTGGTATTCCCTGCTATTGGTTTATATTTTGGTCTTTTTGCACTATTCACATTTTTCTGGTTAAAAGAATTCCGTAGACCGTCAAAACGCACTAACTATTTGAAAGTTGCTCATCACAGGATCAGCTACACTTGGAAAAATATCAGTAGATTAAGAGAGTTAAGTCGTTTTATTATCAGTTACTTTATATACAATGATGGCATTATAGTTGTTATAAGTTTTGCCGCCATTTATGGTGCCACCCGTTTCAATATGACCCCCCAGCAATTAATTGTTTATTTTATCATTGCTCAATTAACCTCTATTGTTGGTGCTTTATTTTTTGGCTATATAATAGATAAAATAGGGTGCAAGAAGACTATTAGTATAACTCTTATCATCTGGGTTTTTGTAGTGATCGGAGCTTTTTTCTCCCGTTCAATAACAGAATATTATCTTGTTGGCTTGTTAGCCGGTATTGCTATTGGCTCTAGTCAATCCAGTAGTCGTACTATGTTGGCTCTTCTTACACCGGCAGGAAAAATGACTGAGTTTTTTGGCTTTTATGCTTTAACAGGTAAATTAGCATCGATTTTCGGTCCTTTGGTTTATGGAGAAATTGCCAGAATTACCGGATCACAGAGATGGTCTTTACTGGCTGTTCTATTTTTCTTTGTTAGCGGAGGGGCTATCCTACAAACAGTTAACGAACTGAAAGGCAAAATGGTTGCTGATCAGTGGCAAGAAGAATAA
- a CDS encoding HAD family hydrolase, whose translation MNKIVFTDLDGTLLNSQWQLSARNRETLRKLIDSDIIIVVVTGRSLYSAIKVLGDDFPMDYLIFSTGAGIMNWKTKEIIYKKNISDTQVTLCVETFLSEKINFMLHREIPDSHFFYYHLDHQTPEDFNQRLDIYAEFAEPFSINNHHSQVATQFLSILRPDRFQTVYDMIKERLETLSIVKTTSPLTGRSLWLEIYAPEVSKGKTSSLLAQTLGVSVDNTMAVGNDYNDSDLLEWSMNSFVVDNAPWFLKDKYTTVSSNDQDGFSEAVSKWLT comes from the coding sequence ATGAATAAAATAGTTTTTACTGATCTTGATGGTACCTTACTAAACAGTCAATGGCAATTGAGCGCAAGGAACAGAGAAACTCTCAGAAAATTAATTGATAGTGACATAATCATAGTCGTTGTAACCGGTCGTTCACTGTATTCAGCAATAAAAGTGCTCGGAGATGATTTTCCTATGGACTATCTCATCTTTTCTACCGGTGCAGGGATAATGAATTGGAAAACAAAAGAGATCATCTATAAGAAAAACATCTCTGATACTCAAGTCACTTTATGTGTTGAGACCTTCCTGTCAGAAAAGATCAACTTTATGCTGCATAGAGAGATCCCTGATAGTCATTTCTTTTACTACCATCTTGATCATCAAACACCTGAAGATTTTAACCAACGTTTGGATATCTATGCCGAATTTGCCGAACCTTTTAGCATTAACAATCATCATAGTCAGGTAGCTACTCAATTTCTTTCCATCCTAAGACCAGATAGATTTCAAACAGTCTATGATATGATCAAAGAAAGATTAGAAACCCTTTCTATTGTAAAGACAACATCACCATTAACAGGAAGATCATTATGGCTGGAGATTTATGCACCTGAAGTATCAAAAGGGAAGACAAGTAGTTTATTAGCGCAAACATTAGGCGTTTCAGTAGATAATACAATGGCGGTTGGTAATGACTATAACGATTCTGATCTGTTGGAGTGGAGTATGAACAGTTTCGTAGTTGATAATGCTCCTTGGTTTTTAAAAGATAAATATACTACGGTATCATCTAATGATCAAGACGGATTTAGTGAAGCTGTCAGTAAATGGTTAACTTAG